A region from the Leptospirillum ferriphilum ML-04 genome encodes:
- a CDS encoding BamA/TamA family outer membrane protein has translation MNHLRFLFLSVLFPMVFFSLLLRSVDAEGQGALPPLPAVPGNPSTSQNFPTLPIGVPPPFAYSTPTENTVVIPVPAIGDSYNSGPTFGTLIPILYAKPSGRITSILAPSVMWNPYMGTEIGIRYYRFYKGNLRRWHAMAIQSNSLMNFYEVHYRDLAAGNGRYILDVRAKEFKNPMARFYGLGPNSLFSDQSNFTLAETSAHVTGGINAFNGKIRMWLMERYRIYGAASPGQYPGLPYSATLFPDVNGFAQGAVIYTHRADITYDTRDNHLIPTEGTYARGFAELDQNLTPGQNTIFDRFNVEYKTWISYGEEDQNVIAIRGMLNLMNGPNIPFFAQSMLGGAFTLEGYGTGRFYGYDASLFNLEDRIKAFDLNLFGVSSEFQVAPFVDVGEVFQTEAQALNPGDYAINPGVGLRALVKPDVVGRLDLGYSTEAGVVTFLGIGFPF, from the coding sequence GTGAACCATCTTCGATTCCTTTTCCTGAGCGTCCTGTTCCCGATGGTCTTTTTCTCTCTTCTTCTGAGATCTGTTGATGCAGAAGGGCAGGGAGCTCTGCCTCCGTTGCCGGCCGTTCCGGGAAACCCTTCCACGTCGCAAAATTTTCCGACTCTGCCGATTGGTGTTCCACCACCCTTTGCCTATAGCACTCCGACCGAAAATACAGTGGTGATCCCGGTTCCGGCGATCGGTGATTCCTATAATTCGGGTCCGACCTTCGGAACCCTGATCCCCATTCTCTATGCCAAGCCAAGCGGACGGATCACGTCCATCCTCGCCCCTTCGGTCATGTGGAACCCTTACATGGGGACCGAAATCGGAATTCGCTATTACCGGTTCTACAAGGGGAATCTCCGGCGCTGGCATGCCATGGCAATCCAGTCCAACTCCCTCATGAATTTTTACGAAGTCCACTATCGGGATCTTGCGGCGGGAAATGGAAGGTACATTCTTGATGTCCGGGCAAAAGAGTTCAAAAATCCGATGGCCCGATTCTATGGTCTGGGGCCCAACTCCCTGTTTTCCGACCAGAGCAATTTTACCCTGGCGGAGACATCCGCCCATGTCACAGGCGGTATCAACGCCTTCAATGGAAAGATCCGGATGTGGCTGATGGAGCGATACCGGATTTATGGTGCCGCCTCACCGGGGCAATATCCGGGACTGCCCTATTCCGCAACACTCTTTCCGGATGTGAACGGTTTTGCCCAGGGAGCCGTGATCTATACCCACCGGGCGGACATCACCTATGACACCCGTGACAATCACCTGATCCCGACAGAGGGGACCTATGCCCGGGGCTTTGCGGAGCTCGACCAGAACCTGACTCCGGGCCAGAACACAATCTTTGACCGGTTCAATGTGGAATACAAGACCTGGATTTCATACGGGGAAGAGGACCAGAACGTCATTGCCATTCGGGGGATGCTGAATCTCATGAATGGTCCGAATATCCCCTTCTTTGCCCAGAGCATGCTGGGAGGGGCCTTCACCCTCGAAGGTTACGGAACCGGCAGGTTTTATGGTTACGATGCTTCCCTGTTCAACCTCGAAGACCGGATCAAGGCTTTCGATCTCAACCTTTTCGGTGTCAGCAGCGAATTTCAGGTTGCTCCTTTCGTGGATGTGGGAGAGGTTTTTCAGACGGAAGCGCAAGCTCTGAACCCCGGGGATTATGCAATCAATCCCGGAGTGGGCTTGCGGGCTCTGGTCAAGCCGGATGTGGTCGGGCGTCTCGACCTTGGCTACTCGACCGAAGCGGGAGTCGTGACGTTCCTGGGAATCGGCTTTCCTTTTTGA
- the hpnA gene encoding hopanoid-associated sugar epimerase has protein sequence MGKPLAMLTGATGFVGSWVASELLAEGFRVRCLIRPQSDRRNLPPESEDVEWFLGDLRDPASLVKSLAGATYVFHVAADYRIWSPKPGEMIRTNVEGTRSLLEACLRFPLEKIVYCSSVAALGARKDDVPITEGMPVDTQSLIGEYKMSKYLSEKVALEYADRLPVVVVNPSAPIGGRDIKPTPTGRIILDYMKGRMKAYVHTGLNVVHVKDVARGHLLAARSGKVGEKYILANRNMLLREVFSILETLTGIPAPRVRMPKAALLPLAYLSEGVSRITGREPLVPLDGVRMAHKMMYYSGEKAVRELGLELTPVEKAFEEAVRYFSSNGYLGEPLR, from the coding sequence ATGGGGAAACCGTTGGCAATGCTCACCGGAGCGACCGGTTTTGTCGGATCCTGGGTCGCATCGGAACTGTTGGCAGAGGGGTTCCGGGTCCGTTGTCTCATTCGTCCCCAGAGCGACAGAAGGAACCTGCCACCGGAATCGGAGGACGTCGAGTGGTTTTTGGGCGATCTCCGGGATCCCGCGTCTCTGGTCAAGTCGCTTGCGGGAGCGACATACGTCTTTCACGTTGCGGCAGACTACCGGATCTGGTCTCCCAAGCCCGGCGAAATGATCCGGACGAATGTCGAAGGGACACGCTCTCTGCTGGAAGCCTGCTTGCGCTTTCCCCTTGAAAAAATCGTCTACTGCAGCAGCGTGGCGGCGCTTGGAGCCCGAAAGGATGATGTCCCGATCACGGAGGGGATGCCAGTTGACACACAGTCCTTGATCGGGGAATATAAAATGTCGAAGTATCTGTCCGAAAAAGTCGCCCTGGAATATGCGGACAGGCTTCCGGTGGTCGTGGTCAACCCCAGCGCACCCATCGGTGGACGGGATATCAAGCCAACGCCGACAGGACGGATTATTCTCGACTATATGAAGGGACGAATGAAAGCCTATGTCCATACAGGGCTTAACGTCGTCCATGTGAAGGATGTGGCCCGGGGGCATCTTCTGGCCGCCCGGTCCGGGAAAGTGGGTGAGAAGTATATTCTGGCAAACCGGAATATGCTTCTCCGAGAGGTCTTTTCCATCCTGGAGACCCTGACCGGGATACCGGCTCCGCGTGTCCGGATGCCGAAGGCGGCCCTTCTTCCCCTGGCCTATCTTTCGGAAGGAGTTTCCCGGATCACGGGACGGGAACCACTGGTTCCGCTGGATGGTGTCCGGATGGCCCACAAGATGATGTATTACTCTGGCGAAAAGGCGGTTCGCGAACTGGGACTGGAACTGACTCCGGTGGAAAAGGCTTTCGAGGAGGCCGTCCGTTACTTTTCCTCGAACGGTTACCTCGGGGAACCTTTGCGGTAG
- the ispH gene encoding 4-hydroxy-3-methylbut-2-enyl diphosphate reductase, with protein sequence MDIFLPEYAGVCVGVKRAIKMAHKTAEEATGPVFILHEIVHNTHVVKDLSERGVKSVDEVKEVDKGTLIISAHGVAPEVIADARSRNLEVVDTTCPLVWKIHRIVKALAEKNYTIFLLGERNHDEVMGVQGVAKDHIHIFHKKEEIAHLPLTEGPVALVSQTTQSIKYFDEILDLLLERYPQLEIHNTICDATEKRQTSALAIAGDMDVMITVGSMSSANSRRLQEVSAGLCRASYLVDSANEVSDTWFKGGERVGVTAGASTPEWLIEGVIEKLMEISRAKGFEPSVTRNESSEEEFIETH encoded by the coding sequence ATGGATATCTTTCTTCCGGAATACGCAGGGGTATGTGTCGGCGTCAAACGTGCGATCAAGATGGCCCACAAGACGGCCGAAGAAGCAACGGGTCCGGTCTTCATTCTTCATGAAATCGTCCACAATACCCATGTGGTGAAGGACTTGTCCGAAAGAGGCGTCAAGTCGGTTGATGAAGTGAAGGAAGTGGACAAGGGAACGCTCATTATCAGTGCGCATGGCGTGGCTCCCGAAGTCATCGCCGATGCCCGTTCCAGGAATCTCGAGGTGGTCGACACGACGTGTCCCCTGGTCTGGAAGATTCACCGGATTGTGAAAGCCCTCGCAGAGAAAAATTACACGATCTTCCTCCTCGGAGAAAGAAACCACGATGAAGTGATGGGCGTCCAGGGTGTTGCAAAGGACCATATCCATATCTTTCACAAAAAAGAGGAAATCGCTCATCTTCCCCTGACGGAAGGCCCTGTCGCGCTTGTTTCCCAGACGACACAAAGCATCAAATATTTTGACGAAATCCTGGACTTGTTACTGGAGCGCTATCCCCAGCTGGAGATCCACAACACGATTTGCGATGCGACGGAAAAAAGGCAGACGTCAGCGCTCGCCATTGCCGGCGATATGGATGTCATGATTACGGTCGGTTCGATGAGCAGTGCGAATTCCCGTCGTCTTCAGGAAGTCTCCGCGGGGCTTTGCCGCGCGTCCTATCTGGTCGACAGCGCAAACGAAGTGTCGGATACCTGGTTCAAGGGAGGAGAGCGTGTCGGGGTGACGGCCGGGGCTTCCACTCCCGAGTGGCTGATTGAAGGCGTGATCGAAAAATTGATGGAGATTTCGCGCGCAAAAGGCTTCGAGCCGTCGGTAACCCGGAACGAATCTTCCGAAGAAGAGTTTATTGAAACCCATTAA
- the hpnJ gene encoding hopanoid biosynthesis associated radical SAM protein HpnJ encodes MPLKTLFLNPPSFDDFDGGAGARYQATREVRSFWYPTWLTYPAGLLPNSKVVDAPPLGWDVAKTLSLAKEFDIVILYTSTPSLQNDIQIAKGFKSLNPSILVGFVGPHPSVLPELTLKADPVIDFVVREEFDHAIPEIANGKPWDEVLGIHYRIDGEIRSTPDRPVLENLDNLPFASEVYRRDLNIMDYEIPWMKYPYVSIYTGRGCGSKCTFCLWPQTFSGNVYRTRSVENVIKEVAYIKKTFPGIKELFFDDDTLTEYRDRTRELSEALKPFNLSWGCNSKANVDFETLKMMKDSGCRVMVVGYESGNQQILNNVKKGIRIEQATEFTRNAHQLGMKIHGTFIFGLPGETPQTIEETIQFACDMDIETLQVSLASPYPGTHFYNFAKEKGYLMDSDMVSEDGIQTCNVSYPEIGSREIFMAVPKFYRKFYYRPRYIARVLKRALLSGAERKKIIREAGEYFRFMARRKEALRSPASR; translated from the coding sequence ATGCCTCTGAAGACACTGTTTCTCAACCCGCCTTCCTTCGATGATTTTGATGGTGGTGCGGGCGCCCGTTACCAGGCCACAAGGGAAGTGCGTTCCTTCTGGTACCCCACATGGTTGACATATCCGGCAGGACTCCTTCCGAACTCCAAAGTGGTGGACGCTCCTCCTCTGGGATGGGACGTCGCGAAAACGCTTTCTCTCGCAAAAGAGTTTGATATTGTCATCCTTTACACCAGCACACCCTCCCTGCAGAACGATATTCAGATCGCCAAGGGGTTCAAAAGCCTCAATCCTTCGATTCTGGTCGGATTTGTCGGCCCCCATCCGAGCGTTCTTCCCGAGTTGACGCTTAAGGCCGATCCGGTCATCGATTTTGTGGTGCGGGAAGAGTTTGATCACGCCATCCCGGAAATCGCGAACGGAAAGCCCTGGGATGAAGTTCTGGGAATTCACTACCGGATCGATGGGGAAATCCGTTCGACCCCGGATCGTCCCGTTCTCGAGAATCTCGACAATCTTCCCTTCGCCTCCGAAGTGTATCGCCGCGACCTGAACATCATGGATTACGAGATTCCCTGGATGAAGTATCCTTACGTCTCGATCTACACCGGACGCGGTTGCGGAAGCAAGTGTACATTTTGTTTGTGGCCTCAGACATTTTCCGGAAACGTGTACCGGACCCGGAGTGTCGAAAACGTCATCAAGGAAGTGGCCTATATCAAAAAAACCTTCCCGGGTATCAAAGAGTTGTTTTTTGATGATGATACCCTGACAGAGTATCGGGACCGGACCCGGGAGCTTTCGGAGGCTCTCAAGCCGTTTAACCTGTCCTGGGGATGCAATTCGAAAGCCAATGTGGATTTCGAGACCCTGAAGATGATGAAGGATTCCGGCTGCCGGGTGATGGTCGTTGGGTACGAGTCCGGCAACCAGCAGATCCTGAACAATGTCAAAAAAGGGATCCGGATAGAGCAGGCCACAGAGTTCACCCGAAACGCCCACCAGCTCGGCATGAAAATTCACGGAACCTTTATTTTTGGTCTTCCGGGAGAAACCCCCCAGACGATCGAGGAAACGATCCAGTTTGCCTGCGACATGGATATCGAGACGCTTCAGGTTTCTCTGGCTTCTCCTTATCCGGGAACCCACTTTTACAACTTTGCCAAGGAAAAGGGATACCTGATGGATTCGGACATGGTGTCCGAAGACGGAATCCAGACGTGCAATGTGAGCTATCCCGAAATCGGATCACGGGAAATTTTCATGGCCGTTCCGAAGTTCTATCGGAAGTTCTACTACCGCCCGCGCTATATTGCCCGGGTTCTCAAGCGGGCGCTTTTGAGCGGTGCGGAGCGCAAAAAGATTATTCGGGAAGCCGGCGAGTACTTCCGCTTCATGGCTCGCCGCAAGGAAGCACTCAGGTCTCCGGCCAGCCGTTAA
- a CDS encoding glycosyltransferase gives MSWPSILMIKPVKGLDEGARENFLSFLQQDYPEYQILFVVGDGSDPVVELLRELQAEYPEKVRFKIIFEHSGTNRKMNNVNRAFEGEKGDLVLLNDSDIRVDPKYLKSIVRPMLDDPSVGMVTCLQRGTPAGGWSSRLASLMLNTEAIPQALVAYRLFPIDFAFGPTMLLRRDALEKSGGFSALTDILADDYHLAQNLVRAGYKIHLSPYLVDARIGEESPGDLWRHEIRWVRTYRNCRPVGYAFSILTRPFVFLLTGGLLAAATGQMALAGASLLLYLLHFLILVTISDRMLDRPLDGKDLCLFPVREALSLLLYLGSFGSRIVWRGHAYRLMPDGTLRAMDSSGFAGGPASGREAP, from the coding sequence ATGTCCTGGCCCTCCATCCTCATGATCAAGCCCGTCAAGGGACTCGATGAAGGTGCCCGGGAAAATTTTCTTTCCTTCCTTCAGCAGGACTACCCGGAATATCAGATCCTTTTTGTGGTGGGAGACGGATCGGATCCCGTTGTCGAACTCTTGAGAGAACTGCAGGCGGAGTATCCAGAAAAGGTCCGTTTCAAGATTATCTTCGAACATTCCGGCACCAACAGGAAAATGAATAACGTCAACCGGGCTTTTGAGGGGGAAAAGGGAGACCTTGTTCTCCTGAACGACAGCGACATCCGGGTAGACCCGAAATACCTGAAATCGATTGTGAGACCGATGCTGGACGACCCGTCCGTCGGGATGGTGACCTGCCTCCAGCGGGGAACTCCGGCGGGGGGATGGTCTTCCCGTCTGGCCTCTCTCATGCTCAACACGGAAGCCATCCCCCAGGCATTGGTGGCCTACCGGCTGTTTCCGATCGATTTTGCTTTTGGTCCGACAATGCTTCTGCGGCGGGATGCTCTGGAAAAATCGGGCGGATTCTCGGCTTTGACCGATATTCTGGCGGATGATTATCATCTTGCCCAGAATCTTGTCCGGGCGGGCTACAAAATTCATTTGTCCCCTTATCTCGTTGATGCCCGGATCGGCGAAGAGTCTCCCGGGGATCTCTGGCGACATGAAATTCGATGGGTTCGGACCTACCGCAACTGTCGACCTGTCGGGTATGCGTTCTCGATTCTGACCCGTCCGTTTGTTTTTCTTCTGACCGGGGGGCTGCTGGCAGCCGCCACAGGACAGATGGCCCTGGCAGGAGCCTCTCTTTTACTTTACCTTCTCCATTTTCTGATCCTCGTCACGATTTCGGACCGGATGCTTGATCGTCCCCTGGACGGGAAAGATTTGTGTCTGTTTCCGGTTCGGGAAGCCCTGTCGCTTCTGCTCTATCTTGGGAGTTTCGGTTCCCGAATCGTCTGGCGGGGACATGCCTACAGACTGATGCCGGACGGAACTCTTCGCGCGATGGACTCGTCCGGTTTTGCCGGAGGTCCGGCTTCCGGGAGGGAAGCTCCCTGA
- a CDS encoding EamA family transporter, which translates to MFFFALLLEDVGFILLSRGMKETADPNSSGQGGRLNRILKNPRVLGGVFLQAIYYVLLLSLIQKAPVSLVVPMTGFGYVLTAFLARIFLAEPVSPGRWAGIFLITVGVIFISRAGQ; encoded by the coding sequence GTGTTTTTCTTCGCTCTTCTGCTGGAAGATGTGGGGTTTATCCTCCTTTCCCGTGGTATGAAGGAAACGGCTGATCCCAACTCGTCAGGGCAGGGGGGAAGACTGAATCGCATCCTGAAAAATCCCCGGGTTCTTGGTGGTGTTTTTCTTCAGGCGATCTATTATGTTCTCCTTCTCTCCCTGATTCAGAAGGCACCCGTCAGTCTTGTTGTTCCCATGACCGGGTTCGGTTATGTTCTGACGGCTTTTCTGGCCAGGATCTTTCTGGCGGAACCCGTTTCTCCCGGTCGATGGGCAGGAATTTTCCTCATTACCGTCGGCGTCATTTTTATCTCCCGGGCTGGTCAATAG
- a CDS encoding carotenoid biosynthesis protein, with amino-acid sequence MHLLMSTLLFRWYVFFFWGIGLILLSRQTDFFPALTRFVFAYLIAYGCEDASSRPDGWFPFGHYTYLPTTRGQEIWIGHLPLMDSLSFAFLMVASLGTMAMFQGKRLRDALTGRFDRDKVDLWTRALIAFVLIDVVIDPVSLRGNRWFLGQIYYYPDGGGYFGVPLANFAGWAVVGTLILMVWSLPFPPVRKVQQQAVVTSFSGIDHWGPVFLYASVFLFNLSIAVYLGEWGLGMADICVGLLVFFTGVCCRRIPKA; translated from the coding sequence ATGCATCTTCTGATGTCTACCCTCTTGTTTCGCTGGTATGTCTTTTTCTTTTGGGGGATCGGGCTGATCCTCCTGTCCCGTCAGACAGACTTTTTTCCGGCCCTCACCCGGTTCGTTTTTGCTTATCTGATTGCCTATGGCTGCGAGGACGCCTCTTCCCGACCGGATGGGTGGTTTCCGTTTGGACATTACACCTATCTTCCGACGACCCGAGGGCAGGAAATCTGGATAGGGCACCTTCCGTTGATGGACTCCCTCTCTTTTGCCTTCCTGATGGTCGCAAGCCTTGGCACCATGGCGATGTTTCAGGGGAAAAGGCTAAGGGATGCGCTCACCGGTCGATTCGACCGTGACAAAGTCGATTTGTGGACGAGAGCGTTGATTGCCTTTGTTCTGATCGATGTGGTCATTGATCCGGTCTCCTTGAGAGGAAATCGGTGGTTTTTGGGGCAAATCTACTATTACCCGGACGGGGGGGGCTATTTTGGCGTGCCGCTCGCCAATTTTGCCGGGTGGGCCGTTGTCGGAACGTTGATCCTGATGGTCTGGTCTTTGCCATTTCCGCCTGTCCGGAAGGTCCAGCAGCAAGCTGTCGTCACATCTTTTTCGGGGATTGATCACTGGGGACCCGTTTTCCTCTATGCCAGCGTGTTTTTGTTCAACCTGTCCATCGCGGTCTATCTGGGAGAATGGGGTCTGGGAATGGCGGATATCTGCGTCGGGCTTCTGGTCTTTTTTACGGGAGTCTGTTGCAGGAGGATTCCAAAAGCCTGA
- a CDS encoding sirohydrochlorin chelatase, protein MVRKKWGVLLVVHGSPDHRGNLHALEAYARLKDRLGGEIPLEIGFIEHAQPSVDDSLDLLAEKVDGVALVPLLLFDAGHSKNDMSSYIKRARKLHPGLEIIRDWALGTDQTVVSLLLEILPPIEDNVRETVVIVGRGSLDANANASLFYQGRRLWERRKGTLPLFSFISVTEPRLSSLLDSLPTDRQDRLVLLPYFLFEGVLMDRIRNLGASYREKNAFSGTILVTPPFGDHPVFLDHIANRINRLLRTGKTPMPRWPVVHSDESAEQLTLTERES, encoded by the coding sequence GTGGTCCGGAAAAAATGGGGCGTTCTTCTTGTGGTCCATGGGAGCCCCGATCACCGGGGAAACCTTCACGCCCTTGAGGCATATGCCCGCCTGAAGGATCGGCTTGGAGGAGAAATCCCTCTGGAAATAGGGTTTATCGAACATGCACAGCCGTCAGTCGACGATTCTCTCGATCTTCTGGCGGAGAAAGTGGATGGCGTTGCGCTGGTTCCGCTCCTGCTGTTCGATGCCGGTCACTCGAAAAACGATATGTCTTCCTATATCAAGAGAGCCAGAAAGCTCCATCCGGGACTTGAAATCATTCGGGACTGGGCTCTTGGGACAGATCAGACTGTCGTCTCTCTCCTTCTGGAAATCCTCCCTCCGATTGAGGACAATGTCCGGGAAACCGTGGTCATTGTTGGTCGCGGCAGTCTTGATGCCAACGCCAATGCGTCCCTTTTTTATCAGGGCAGGAGGCTTTGGGAGAGGAGAAAAGGAACGCTTCCTCTGTTCTCCTTTATCAGTGTGACGGAACCCCGACTGTCGAGTCTGCTCGATAGCCTTCCCACGGATCGTCAGGATCGCCTGGTGCTTCTTCCCTATTTTCTTTTCGAAGGTGTCCTGATGGACCGGATACGAAACCTGGGCGCCAGCTATCGTGAAAAAAATGCTTTCTCCGGCACGATTCTGGTCACTCCGCCTTTTGGAGATCATCCGGTTTTTCTGGATCATATCGCCAACAGAATCAACCGCCTTCTCCGGACCGGAAAAACTCCGATGCCCCGATGGCCTGTCGTCCACTCCGACGAGTCTGCCGAACAGCTGACACTCACAGAAAGGGAATCCTGA
- the hemE gene encoding uroporphyrinogen decarboxylase: protein MTPALKNDLFLRACRGEKTERPPVWIMRQAGRYMPEYQEIRKKTSFLGLCKTPDLAAQATMLPVDMLGVDAAILFSDILIPVEAMGMELEFSEHKGPSFPRPVQSRMDVDRLLVPEPVAHTGFVAEAIREINRRLSGRLPLIGFAGAPFTLATYMVEGEISKDFSRVKQMMFSDPETLHTLLDRITETVIRYLEMQIEAGIHAYQIFDTWAGSLSPVHYRSFALPYVRRIVDSLQRHGIPSILYVNGSCALLEDMVTAGTNVVSVDWRMSLANVRERVPASVSIQGNLDPVSLLGTPAILREETRRILEDMKGRPGYVFNLGHGILPSTPVSMAKYLVSLVQKGLDAPVPSKAQAV, encoded by the coding sequence ATGACGCCCGCCCTGAAAAACGACTTGTTCCTCCGGGCCTGCAGGGGAGAAAAGACGGAAAGGCCCCCCGTCTGGATCATGCGCCAGGCCGGCCGATATATGCCGGAATATCAGGAAATCCGAAAAAAGACTTCTTTCCTGGGGTTGTGCAAGACCCCGGATCTCGCTGCCCAGGCCACAATGCTCCCTGTTGACATGCTGGGGGTCGATGCGGCGATCCTCTTCTCGGATATCCTGATCCCGGTGGAAGCCATGGGGATGGAACTCGAATTCTCAGAGCACAAGGGTCCTTCCTTCCCCCGTCCGGTCCAGTCCCGCATGGATGTGGACCGTCTTCTGGTTCCCGAGCCGGTTGCCCATACGGGGTTTGTGGCGGAGGCGATTCGGGAAATCAACCGGAGACTGTCCGGCCGGCTGCCTTTGATCGGTTTTGCCGGTGCCCCCTTTACCCTGGCGACGTACATGGTCGAAGGCGAAATCTCGAAAGACTTTTCCCGGGTGAAGCAAATGATGTTTTCGGATCCGGAAACGCTGCACACTCTTCTGGACAGGATTACCGAAACGGTCATCCGCTATCTTGAAATGCAGATCGAAGCCGGGATCCACGCCTACCAGATTTTTGACACATGGGCGGGTTCCCTCTCTCCCGTCCATTACCGGTCCTTTGCTCTTCCTTATGTCCGCAGGATTGTCGATTCGCTTCAACGGCACGGCATTCCCTCGATTCTCTATGTCAACGGCAGCTGCGCGTTGCTGGAGGACATGGTGACGGCAGGGACGAACGTGGTTTCGGTAGACTGGCGAATGTCGCTTGCCAACGTGCGGGAACGGGTTCCTGCCAGCGTTTCCATCCAGGGGAATCTCGACCCTGTTTCTCTTTTGGGGACACCGGCCATTCTCCGTGAAGAAACCCGCCGGATTCTGGAGGACATGAAGGGACGTCCCGGATACGTGTTCAACCTTGGCCATGGCATTCTTCCGTCGACTCCCGTGTCCATGGCAAAATATCTTGTGTCTCTGGTGCAGAAAGGTCTCGATGCTCCTGTGCCATCAAAAGCGCAGGCGGTCTAG
- the hemN gene encoding oxygen-independent coproporphyrinogen III oxidase, giving the protein MTYGATQELLRKYDRPGPRYTSYPTAPVWKSGFTPEEYQQAIDRSNRALEKPLSLYFHIPFCEMLCYFCGCSTIISRDKGKAADYIDVLGAEIALLGNRFPKSRKVVQLHFGGGTPSSLTPAQNRILFSHINRWFDVDYREGEISIEIDPRHASDDYLETVRELGVNRISMGVQDFDPVVQKAVNRIQPVELTEKVYRKVRELGFHSINIDLIYGLPFQTVKGFEKTLDEIIRMSPDRLAIFNYAHVPWLKKHMVLIRETDLPRPEVKFELMELIGEKLTNAGYVYIGMDHFAKPDDELTRAQANRTLYRNFQGYTTKAQADLVGIGVTSISMVGDVYAQNEKNLPDYQTKVLSGQIPTHRGYRLSKDDQIRRSVITRIMCDLEVDRVHVLDPFGEEFDHYFAPELQELEGFAQDGLLEMKKDRIVLTPLGRIFMRNIAMVFDVYLRSAPKGPLFSRTL; this is encoded by the coding sequence ATGACATACGGTGCAACCCAGGAGCTTTTGCGAAAATACGACCGGCCCGGTCCTCGATACACGAGCTATCCCACGGCTCCGGTCTGGAAAAGCGGATTTACGCCGGAAGAGTATCAGCAGGCGATCGACCGCTCGAATCGTGCTCTGGAAAAGCCTCTTTCTCTCTATTTCCATATTCCGTTCTGCGAAATGCTCTGCTACTTCTGCGGATGCAGTACGATCATTTCCCGGGATAAAGGAAAGGCGGCCGACTACATCGATGTGCTCGGGGCGGAAATTGCCCTGCTCGGAAACCGTTTTCCCAAGAGTCGAAAAGTGGTGCAGCTCCATTTCGGGGGAGGAACCCCTTCAAGCCTGACTCCTGCACAGAACCGGATTCTTTTCTCGCATATCAACCGCTGGTTTGATGTGGACTACCGGGAAGGGGAGATTTCGATCGAAATCGATCCACGGCACGCATCCGACGATTATCTGGAGACGGTCCGGGAACTCGGGGTCAATCGCATCAGCATGGGGGTCCAGGATTTTGATCCCGTGGTCCAGAAAGCAGTGAACAGGATCCAGCCGGTGGAGTTGACCGAAAAAGTCTATCGGAAGGTTCGGGAGCTTGGTTTTCACAGTATCAACATCGACCTGATCTATGGTCTTCCCTTCCAGACGGTCAAGGGATTCGAGAAGACACTGGACGAAATCATCCGCATGTCTCCTGATCGCCTGGCAATCTTCAACTATGCCCATGTCCCCTGGCTCAAGAAACACATGGTCCTGATCCGGGAGACGGATCTCCCGCGACCGGAAGTCAAATTCGAACTGATGGAACTGATCGGGGAGAAGCTGACAAATGCCGGTTATGTCTATATCGGAATGGACCACTTTGCGAAGCCGGATGATGAGCTGACTCGCGCCCAGGCCAATCGGACTCTCTATCGGAATTTTCAGGGATATACGACAAAGGCTCAGGCGGATCTGGTGGGGATCGGGGTGACGTCCATCAGCATGGTGGGGGATGTCTACGCCCAGAACGAGAAAAATCTCCCGGATTACCAGACGAAAGTTCTGTCCGGCCAGATTCCGACCCATCGAGGGTATCGGCTTTCCAAGGATGATCAAATCCGTCGTTCCGTCATTACTCGCATCATGTGCGATCTGGAGGTCGACAGGGTTCATGTTCTGGACCCTTTCGGGGAGGAGTTCGATCACTACTTTGCCCCGGAGCTTCAGGAACTCGAAGGGTTTGCCCAGGATGGCCTTCTGGAGATGAAGAAGGACCGGATTGTGTTGACTCCCCTTGGACGGATCTTCATGCGCAATATTGCCATGGTGTTTGATGTGTATCTCCGGAGTGCTCCGAAAGGCCCTCTTTTTTCCAGGACTCTCTGA